The following proteins are encoded in a genomic region of Alkalidesulfovibrio alkalitolerans DSM 16529:
- the prmC gene encoding peptide chain release factor N(5)-glutamine methyltransferase has protein sequence MPVETVRTVLAKAETWFADKGVDSPRLSAQLLLARALGRERLPMLLDADRPLAPAELDAFRALARRRAAGEPVAYILGEKEFYGLTFAVNDSVLVPRPETEGIVDAAREAFAAEDAFSFADLGTGSGCLAVTLAVQFPGAHGLAVDISADALALARQNAARHGVNGRLRFVEADFARLPAEDGSFALVVANPPYVSEPEYAELSPEVADFEPRGALVSGPDGLDAVRGLLPEALRVLAPGGLLLMEIGFGQGAAASDLARAAGFDAVGVLRDLAGHARTITARKN, from the coding sequence ATGCCCGTGGAAACCGTGCGCACGGTCCTGGCCAAGGCCGAGACTTGGTTTGCGGACAAGGGCGTGGATTCTCCCCGTCTCTCCGCGCAATTGCTGCTCGCCCGGGCCCTTGGCCGCGAACGTCTGCCCATGCTGCTCGACGCCGATAGGCCCCTGGCCCCGGCCGAGCTTGACGCTTTTCGGGCGCTGGCGCGCCGCCGCGCCGCGGGCGAGCCCGTGGCCTACATCCTGGGCGAGAAGGAATTCTACGGCCTGACCTTCGCGGTCAATGACTCGGTGCTCGTGCCCAGGCCTGAAACCGAAGGCATCGTGGACGCGGCGCGCGAGGCTTTCGCGGCGGAGGACGCCTTTTCCTTCGCCGACTTGGGCACGGGGAGCGGCTGCCTGGCCGTGACCTTGGCCGTGCAGTTCCCCGGCGCCCACGGGCTGGCCGTGGACATTTCGGCAGATGCCCTGGCCCTGGCCCGGCAAAACGCCGCCCGCCACGGGGTCAATGGGCGGCTGCGCTTTGTCGAGGCGGATTTCGCGCGCCTCCCGGCCGAGGACGGCTCGTTCGCCCTGGTCGTGGCCAATCCGCCCTACGTGAGCGAGCCGGAATACGCGGAGTTGAGCCCGGAGGTGGCGGATTTCGAGCCGCGCGGCGCACTCGTCTCCGGCCCGGACGGGCTCGACGCGGTGCGCGGCCTTCTGCCCGAGGCGCTGCGAGTGCTCGCACCTGGCGGACTGCTGCTCATGGAGATCGGCTTTGGGCAGGGCGCTGCGGCCTCGGATCTGGCGCGCGCGGCGGGCTTCGATGCGGTCGGCGTGCTGCGCGACCTGGCCGGACACGCGCGCACGATCACGGCGCGCAAAAACTAA